A genomic stretch from Marinimicrobium sp. C6131 includes:
- a CDS encoding glycosyltransferase: MPDKTHPLKVMHIISGDLWAGAEVQAYTLISHLREQCLVTAVLLNPGRLADELSQLDIQVIVLDETKMNSAALLVKLRKLMKALRPDIIHTHRQKENVLGSIANLISIRAKCVRTVHGAPEFSPKGLQRVQAKLDSLVGRCLQDAIIAVSDEMSESLEKIFPKHKIHYIANGINADLLRKISNQADFKERWPNDIHIGIIGRIEPVKRVDLFLEMIPLLMGELQNRALHFHIIGDGSLRLLLESQVDAMNFSESIHFHGYRSDIPTCIRSLDAVVMCSDHEGMPMTALEALAIGTPVIAHKVGGMAEILADYPEFLVEEHSAFGYAECLRKALNEIDNYEIKLPDNYTSKENFKSTLYLYKKLVSNQKN; this comes from the coding sequence ATGCCAGATAAAACACATCCCCTCAAGGTCATGCATATCATTTCGGGCGATTTGTGGGCCGGTGCCGAGGTGCAGGCTTATACGCTGATTAGCCACCTTCGCGAGCAATGTCTGGTAACTGCGGTGCTACTTAATCCCGGCCGTCTGGCGGATGAGTTATCTCAGCTTGATATCCAGGTTATTGTTCTTGATGAAACAAAGATGAATAGCGCGGCTTTACTTGTAAAACTTCGGAAGCTAATGAAAGCGCTACGTCCAGATATAATTCACACTCATCGCCAAAAAGAGAACGTGCTCGGAAGTATCGCTAACCTCATAAGCATTAGGGCGAAATGCGTTAGGACTGTACATGGCGCCCCCGAATTTTCTCCAAAGGGGTTACAGCGAGTACAGGCGAAGTTAGATAGTTTGGTAGGAAGATGCCTACAGGACGCAATTATTGCGGTTTCCGACGAAATGAGTGAAAGCTTAGAGAAGATATTTCCTAAGCATAAAATACATTATATTGCCAACGGTATTAACGCTGATCTATTACGGAAAATTTCGAATCAAGCCGATTTCAAGGAAAGGTGGCCAAATGACATTCATATTGGAATTATAGGCCGTATAGAGCCGGTAAAACGAGTCGATTTGTTTCTTGAAATGATACCTCTCCTGATGGGAGAGCTCCAGAATAGAGCGCTACACTTCCATATTATAGGAGATGGAAGCCTTAGGTTATTACTTGAAAGTCAAGTTGACGCAATGAACTTTTCGGAATCTATACACTTCCACGGATATCGAAGTGATATTCCTACCTGCATTCGATCCTTGGATGCAGTAGTCATGTGTTCTGATCATGAAGGTATGCCTATGACCGCATTGGAAGCGTTGGCCATCGGGACACCTGTAATAGCTCATAAAGTTGGAGGGATGGCTGAGATACTAGCCGATTATCCCGAATTTCTCGTTGAGGAGCATTCCGCTTTCGGATATGCCGAATGCTTGAGGAAAGCACTAAATGAAATCGATAATTATGAGATTAAATTACCAGATAATTATACAAGCAAAGAGAACTTTAAGAGCACTTTATACCTATATAAAAAGCTAGTAAGCAATCAAAAAAATTGA